The genomic region CCATCTGCTTGAACTGTTTCTCCGCCGCATTCTGGGCATTGCCCATCTGCGACAGATTCACGCCACCGATGCTCGGCAGTTTGTCCATCAGGCCGCCAAGGCCGCCCATGTTCTTCATCTGTTGCAACTGATCGCGGAAGTCTTCGAGGTCGAAGCCCTTGCCCTTTTTCAGTTTCTTGGCCAGTTTGTCGGCCTTTTCCTTGTCGAGGGTCTGTTCGGCCTGCTCGATCAGGCTGAGCACGTCGCCCATGCCGAGGATCCGCGAAGCGATCCGGTCCGGATGGAAGGGGTCGAGCGCTTCGCTCTTTTCACCCATACCGATGAACTTGATCGGCTTCCCGGTAATGGCACGGACCGACAGCGCGGCACCGCCACGAGCATCACCGTCGACCTTGGTCAGGATTACGCCGGTCAGCGGCAGTGCATCGCCGAACGCCTTGGCGGTATTGGCCGCATCCTGGCCAGTCATGGCGTCGACCACGAACAGCGTTTCCACCGGCTTGATCGCCGCATGCAACTGCTGGATCTCGCCCATCATCTCGGCGTCGATGTGCAGACGCCCGGCGGTATCGACGATCACCACGTCGATGAACTTCAGCCGTGCTTCCTTAATAGCCGCTTCGGCGATCGCCACCGGCTTCTGGCTGATATCGGACGGGAAGAAGGTCACGTCGATATCGTTGGCCAGGGTTTCCAACTGCTTGATCGCGGCCGGACGATAGACGTCCGCCGACACCACCATCACGCTCTTCTTCTTGCGTTCCTTGAGGAAGCGCGCGAGCTTGCCAGCCGTGGTGGTCTTACCTGCACCCTGCAAACCCGCCATCAGAATGACAGCAGGTGGTACGGCATTGAGGTTCAAATCCTCGTTGGCCGCCCCCATCAGGCTTTCGAGTTCGGCCTGGACGATCTTCACGAACGCCTGGCCCGGCGTCAGGCTGCGCGAGACTTCGGTACCGACCGCGCGCTCCTTGACCGAATTGACGAAGTCCTTCACCACCGGCAGGGCGACGTCGGCTTCGAGCAACGCCATGCGCACTTCACGCAGGGTGTCTTTGATGTTGTCCTCGGTCAGCTTGGCCTTGCCGGTGACATGGCGCAGCGTCTGCGAGAGACGGTCGGTCAGGTTTTCAAACATGCGCGATCCTTTGAAGCCACTGAGGAAATGGGCCGCCGACGATCCGAAAAACGCGTCTGACGAGCCTGCAGCGTGGGCAGATCACGAATTATAGCGAGACTGCGTGCGCGGCACTAGCGCCACGGTCTTTCGTGGACTGGCGGATATATGCCAAACTCAGCGTCTTCCAGGCTTTCTTCCCAGGATTTATGTTCTCTTTGTCACCCAGTTTTCTGACCAGTATCGCCGCTGCCTGCCTGTACGCCGCCGCGACCCTCTATCAAGGCGCTCGCCTGCGCCAGCGCGCCAAGGCCGACAAACGCCTGCTCGTCGGGCTCGGCACCGTCGCCGTACTGGCCCATGCGATTGCCTTGTGCACGCACCTGGCGGCACCGGTCGGCCTGAGCCTGGACTTTTTCAACGCCGCCAGCCTGATCGCTGTCGCGGTGATAGCACTGACCCTGGTCGCCTGCTTGCGGATTCCCGTGGAAAACCTGCTGCTGCTGCTCTTTCCGCTGGGTCTGCTGACAGCCTTGCTGGCGCAGTTCGCCCCATCGGGCACGGTACAGATCATCGACGAGGAGCCGGGCATCCTCGCGCACATCCTGCTGTCGATCCTTGCCTACGGCATGTTCACCATCGCCGTCTTCCAGTCCCTGCTGCTGTTGCTGCAGGATCACCAGCTCAAGAACAAGCACCCTTCCGGCCTGATCCGCAACTTCCCACCGCTGCAGACCATGGAAAGCCTGCTGTTCGGTTTTCTCTGGGCCGGCTGGACGCTGTTGTCGCTGTCGCTGATCTCCGGCTGGCTGTTCGTCGAGAACCTGTTCGCCCAGCACCTGGTGCACAAGACCCTGCTGGCCTGCCTGGCCTGGGTGGTGTTCAGCGTGCTGCTCTGGGGACGCAATCGTCTCGGCTGGCGCGGGCACAAGGCGATCCGCTGGACCCTGGCCGGTTTCTGCCTGCTGATGCTGGCCTATTTCGGCAGCAAGCTGGTCCGCGAATACATCCTGCACATCTGACGGGCCGAGAACATGGACAACTTGCCCGCCGGGCCGATGCTCGCCGTATTGGCCCTGCTGATCCTCTGGTCGGCGCTGTTCACGGCCATCGAGGTCGCCCAGCAACTGCTCACGGCCCAACGCCCGACATCGCGCTCGGGCGACAAACCGGCAGCCCGTCTGAGCTTTCCGCGCGAAAGTCTGATTTTCTGCAACACCCTGTGCCGCATCGTCGTGGTGATCATCGCCACCCTGCTCTCACTGCTGCTCTGGGGCAACCACGGCCCCTGGCTGGCCTGCCTGGGCAGCGCGGTCGCCCTGCTGGTACTGGCCGACTATCTGCCACGTCTGCTCGCCGCCCGCTATCCCGAAGCGATGCTCGTGGTCGGCAACACCCTGCTGGCCATCCCGCTGAAAATCATCTACCCCGCGCCCTGGTTGCTGCACGGTGCCGCGCGCCTGCTGTTGCACCCCTTCATCAGCAAGGCCGGCGCGGTCAAGCAGAGTGACGAGGACATGCCGCCGATCGACCTGGAAGAGCTCGGCAAGGAGCATTCGAGTCGCCGGCCACTGCTGTCCGGGATTCATGCGCTGGACAACATCACGGTCAACGACATCCTGGTACCGCGCAGCGAGGTCGACGGGATCAACCTGGACGACCCGATCGAAGACATCATCACCCAACTGCGCAATAACAAGCGCACGCGCCTGCCGGTATTCCACAGCGATATCAACCAGGTCGAAGCAGTTCTCAACACCCGTCAGATCCGCCATCTGCTGCCCGATGCCAGCCTGACCCTGACCACCCTGCTGAGTGCTTGCCACGAGCCCTATTTCGTTCCTGAAAGCACCCCGCTGCAATTGCAGTTGCTGAATTTCCACAAGCAACAGCGGCGCCTGGGCATGGTCGTCGACGAATATGGCGAAGTGCTGGGTATCGTTACCCTGGAAGATATCCTCGAAGAAATCGTCGGTGAGTTCGAAAGCGAGCACAGCCTCGACAATCCGCATATTCACCCCCAGGCCGATGGCCGCCTGGTGATCGAAGGCGCCGCATCGATTCGCGAATTGAACAAGAGTCTCGGCTGGCACCTGCCCTGCGACGGCCCCAAGACCCTCAACGGCCTGGTGACCGAAGCCCTGGAAACCATTCCGGAAAGCGCGGTCTGCCTGAAGATCGGGCGCTATCGCCTGGAAATCCTCGAGACCGAAGACAACCGGGTCAGTCGCGTGCTCGCCTGGCATACCAGCGCCACGCCGACACTTACCACCCCTCCGGTCTAACGTAAACGCCGA from Pseudomonas asplenii harbors:
- the ffh gene encoding signal recognition particle protein — protein: MFENLTDRLSQTLRHVTGKAKLTEDNIKDTLREVRMALLEADVALPVVKDFVNSVKERAVGTEVSRSLTPGQAFVKIVQAELESLMGAANEDLNLNAVPPAVILMAGLQGAGKTTTAGKLARFLKERKKKSVMVVSADVYRPAAIKQLETLANDIDVTFFPSDISQKPVAIAEAAIKEARLKFIDVVIVDTAGRLHIDAEMMGEIQQLHAAIKPVETLFVVDAMTGQDAANTAKAFGDALPLTGVILTKVDGDARGGAALSVRAITGKPIKFIGMGEKSEALDPFHPDRIASRILGMGDVLSLIEQAEQTLDKEKADKLAKKLKKGKGFDLEDFRDQLQQMKNMGGLGGLMDKLPSIGGVNLSQMGNAQNAAEKQFKQMEAIINSMTPAERRDPELISGSRKRRIALGSGTQVQDIGRLIKQHKQMQKMMKKFTAKGGMAKMMRGLGGMMPGGGMPKM
- a CDS encoding cytochrome C assembly family protein — translated: MFSLSPSFLTSIAAACLYAAATLYQGARLRQRAKADKRLLVGLGTVAVLAHAIALCTHLAAPVGLSLDFFNAASLIAVAVIALTLVACLRIPVENLLLLLFPLGLLTALLAQFAPSGTVQIIDEEPGILAHILLSILAYGMFTIAVFQSLLLLLQDHQLKNKHPSGLIRNFPPLQTMESLLFGFLWAGWTLLSLSLISGWLFVENLFAQHLVHKTLLACLAWVVFSVLLWGRNRLGWRGHKAIRWTLAGFCLLMLAYFGSKLVREYILHI
- a CDS encoding transporter associated domain-containing protein; this translates as MDNLPAGPMLAVLALLILWSALFTAIEVAQQLLTAQRPTSRSGDKPAARLSFPRESLIFCNTLCRIVVVIIATLLSLLLWGNHGPWLACLGSAVALLVLADYLPRLLAARYPEAMLVVGNTLLAIPLKIIYPAPWLLHGAARLLLHPFISKAGAVKQSDEDMPPIDLEELGKEHSSRRPLLSGIHALDNITVNDILVPRSEVDGINLDDPIEDIITQLRNNKRTRLPVFHSDINQVEAVLNTRQIRHLLPDASLTLTTLLSACHEPYFVPESTPLQLQLLNFHKQQRRLGMVVDEYGEVLGIVTLEDILEEIVGEFESEHSLDNPHIHPQADGRLVIEGAASIRELNKSLGWHLPCDGPKTLNGLVTEALETIPESAVCLKIGRYRLEILETEDNRVSRVLAWHTSATPTLTTPPV